A region from the Pempheris klunzingeri isolate RE-2024b chromosome 17, fPemKlu1.hap1, whole genome shotgun sequence genome encodes:
- the tanc2a gene encoding protein TANC2, with amino-acid sequence MFRNSLKMLLGGKARKNSNSGSSIESEGSEVRMMEGFTRSLPSSPLLNLRLAKRPGEDEELGPPPSVDEAADALMTRLGFLLGEKIVCGEQGSSYHAQDDGQRISPSSSLASSSTSPCSTLQPPAGGEGNNNNRHASSNHASVTSPTSTLESRDSGIIATLTSYSADSAAERDDSARYPGDGYHGSSLNLWQQGGRPVVASTSSSCMTAAERANDGFLYRVEDNMAASTYSLNKLHPDRGPGPACSSGSTHSIPLYLMPRPNSVAATSSAHLEDLAYLDEQQRRVPSRTSLRMPRQNSGNRSQQDHRVRFTPSLNLKPLHFEVPGPSSDWLFTGREWLFQEVDACLRSGDPSTSRGVVIVGNMGFGKTAIISRLVALSCHGNRMRPTAAGSQTIPKHVEAVSFSHNSLGRGGAGDEGGGGGGSCPGTPEMRRRQEEALRRLAGQVVSYHFCQADNCHTCLVPEFVHNMAAMLSDAPQLSAYRELLHRSPQLQSILSLRSCIQDPSSALQRGILEPLDALYNERKLHMEGAGLIILIDGLNEAEFHRPDYGDTLTSFLSRNVQKFPSWLKVITTVRTSQQEITASLPFHRVSLDRMEENSAIDQDLQGYLMQRIHSSPEIQSNVSLSNGRLDNAALAKLISHLKSLSKGSYLYLKLTLDLIEGGYLVLKSSSFKVVPVSLAEVYLLQLNMRFPTQSSFQRVLPLLNVTVASLHPLTDQQLFEVVNAGALAGGMLHWPEFAHRLEQLSSFLLQRSDGSRMLNHASFREWLVWREEGQDDRFLCDPRSGHTLLAFWLCRQDGKLNRQQTLELGHHILKAHIYKGLSKKLGVSSSVLQGLWLSYSTQSLSPVLSSLRNLYTPNIKVSRLLIMGGADVDFCSDVLNNAPLLCVHAHLGHSDAVALLLDHGAQVDAQSHDGLTALGFAASAGHLDIATMLCQHRAKVGHVDNSGRCVLVHTAQRGHLEVLRFLLKRADWSCTSCCSQRGVTRCQAVRQALIAAASMGHAEMVSYLLDLPEEDENEEERPEINTPDSLWGETALTAAAGSGRLAVCRLLLDQGAAAEQGNRRGVAPLFSAVRRGHWQVVELLLNHGVEVNMVDQQGRTALMTASSEGHITTGQLLLDHGASLDQTDREGLTALSWACLKGKLPLVKELVERGAATTHADRSGRTPLDLAAFCGDPEVVQHLVDHGASVEHVDCSGMRPLDRAVGCRNTSAVIALLKKGAKIGPATWAMATSKPDILMVLLSKLIQEGDRLYKQGKVREAAHSYQSALQKFPGDELKTFKQLRVCVLLNLSRCHRKMNDFGLAEEFATKALELKAKSYEAFYARARAKRSRRQFHAALEDLIEASRLCPSNREIQRLLSRVKEECRQAAQQQDAPPSSSHHVYQHNVAMAVTEARCRDSGCLQLQDREGLTEEEEEQEEESYREGDALRPSFQSPPVVQSLDTHCRPGVPSPSSLSPTHLFRHLPSPTHSPSSSPYHSAPPPPSSYHHFSPPLSPMQHQQHASPISESMPALSGTGGLHHHPPPISALHHSDQNQGVQQHQHMSNLRSFQKQNPVQGQWLQQAKVQIVRTSQPSSSAHSSMLLGSSAYSQFGQLPQELAELGEGICPGPLDIRAGLHVQAGLSSGASYPHDDMEDDFIGQTRSTSAYGREGGVDRAGLNRFGQARQFSRNQCKAAHYPMEVTEVTVVPPDNLPASHDYQYHHQGGLRRPLSAHPASSPAPPPRPLAHSQSISVRFSTSSGSLAGGQPINHGPGFRTSASAQHMDLPSDLACVGEVTGYHDDLFLISSPQSELCMVGGGTYPGEAGRSSRNTPFMGVIDRTARVHQPYQQQAPSSSASCLSPSRSWAVSSVDTVVTSPGKTPASQGIFGQPQPSSFAYHNRSNNNAHNGHLLHDNQLDYYAVQPGSGPQGEGSVQVACQNPSYLDVKLAQTLPVIHGCSDRARDRPTGPTSPVKPKRPFVESNV; translated from the exons gtgaggatgaggagttAGGACCTCCACCCTCAGTAGATGAGGCGGCTGATGCTCTGATGACCAGGTTGGGTTTCCTGCTGGGGGAAAAGATAGTCTGTGGAGAACAAGGGTCCTCTTACCACGCCCAGGATGATGGACAG AGGATCTCTCCTTCCTCCAGTCTGGCCAGTAGTAGCACCTCCCCCTGTTCCACACTGCAGCCTCCTGCTGGAGGGGagggcaacaacaacaacaggcacGCCTCCTCCAACCACGCCTCCGTCACGTCCCCcacctcaacactggagagCAGAGACAGCGGCATCATAG CCACGCTGACCAGCTATTCTGCTGACTCGGCAGCCGAACGAGACGACAGCGCCAGGTATCCCGGTGATGGTTACCATGGCAGCAGCCTGAACCTCTGGCAGCAGGGGGGCCGGCCGGTGgtggcctccacctcctcttcctgtaTGACAGCGGCAGAAAGAGCGAATGACGGCTTCCTGTACAGGGTGGAGGACAACATGGCTGCGTCCACTTACAGCCTCAACAAGCTCCACCCAGACCGAGGGCCTGGCCCCGCCTGCTCCTCTGGTTCCACCCACTCCATCCCTCTCTACCTCATGCCGCGCCCCAATTCAGTTGCTG CCACTAGTTCTGCCCACCTTGAAGATCTTGCCTATctggatgagcagcagagaCGTGTCCCTTCAAGGACATCTCTCAGAATGCCCAGACAGAATTCTGGGAATCGTAGTCAACAGGACCACAGAG TTCgtttcactccctctctcaaCCTAAAGCCCCTCCACTTTGAGGTTCCCGGGCCCTCGTCCGATTGGCTGTTTACCGGCAGGGAGTGGCTCTTCCAGGAAGTGGACGCTTGTCTTCGCAGTGGTGACCCATCAACCAGTCGGGGGGTGGTGATTGTCGGCAACATGGGCTTTGGCAAAACAGCCATCATCAGCCGTCTGGTGGcactcagttgtcatggaaaccgCATGAGGCCAACCGCTGCTGGCAGCCAGACCATACCTAAAC ATGTAGAGGCTGTGTCTTTCTCCCACAATTCCctgggaagaggaggagcaggagatgaaggaggaggaggaggaggaagctgtcCAGGAACTccagagatgaggaggaggcaggaggaagcACTGAGGAGGCTTGCAGGACAA gtaGTCTCGTATCATTTCTGTCAAGCCGATAACTGTCACACCTGTCTGGTCCCGGAGTTCGTCCACAACATGGCGGCGATGCTGAGTGACGCCCCTCAGCTGTCGGCCTATCGGGAGCTACTTCACCGGTCGCCGCAGCTTCAGAGCATTCTTAGTCTACGCTCCTGCATCCAGGATCCGAGCTCCGCCCTTCAGAGAGGAATACTAGAACCGCTGGATGCTCTCTACAATG AGAGGAAGTTGCACATGGAGGGGGCAGGGCTTATTATACTAATTGATGGGCTGAACGAGGCAGAGTTCCACCGGCCGGACTATGGCGACACACTGACTTCCTTCCTGTCCCGAAACGTCCAGAAATTTCCTTCCTGGTTGAAGGTTATCACCACTGTCAGGACCAGTCAGCAG GAAATCACAGCCTCTCTGCCTTTTCACCGAGTTTCTCTAGACAGGATGGAAGAGAACAGCGCCATAGACCAGGACCTGCAG ggTTACCTCATGCAGCGTATCCACAGCAGCCCTGAGATCCAGAGCAACGTGTCGCTGAGCAATGGCCGCCTTGACAACGCGGCACTGGCCAAGCTGATCAGCCACCTGAAGAGTCTGAGCAAGGGTTCATACCTCTACCTGAAACTGACCCTGGACCTGATAGAGGGAGGATACCTTGTCCTAAAGAGCTCCAGCTTTAAG GTGGTTCCTGTGAGTCTAGCAGAGGTCTACCTGCTGCAGCTCAACATGCGATTTCCCACCCAGTCATCTTTTCAGAGAGTTCTGCCACTGCTCAACGTTACTGTGGCGTCACTTCACCCACTGACCGATCAGCAG CTTTTTGAGGTGGTGAATGCGGGCGCTCTGGCAGGAGGAATGCTGCACTGGCCGGAGTTTGCTCACCGTTTGGAGCAGCTCTCCTCTTTCCTGCTGCAGCGCAGCGACGGCAGCAGGATGCTGAACCACGCCTCCTTCAGGGAGTGGCTggtgtggagagaggagggccAGGACGACAGGTTCCTCTGCGACCCCAG gaGCGGTCACACTCTCCTGGCCTTCTGGCTCTGCAGACAGGACGGAAAGTTGAACCGACAGCAGACACTGGAGCTGGGACATCACATCCTGAAGGCTCACATCTACAAG GGCCTGAGTAAGAAGCTTGGGGTTTCCTCCTCAGTTCTGCAGGGGCTGTGGCTGTCCTACAGTACGCAGAGCCTGAGCCCTGTTCTGTCATCGCTACGCAACCTCTACACCCCCAACATCAAG GTGAGCAGGTTGCTGATCATGGGTGGAGCTGACGTGGATTTTTGTAGTGATGTCCTCAACAACGCCCCCCTGCTGTGTGTTCACGCCCACCTGGGCCACAGTGATGCTGTGGCGCTGTTGCTTGACCATGGAGCTCAG GTGGACGCTCAGTCACATGATGGCTTGACCGCACTGGGATTCGCTGCCTCAGCTGGACATCTAGACATTGCCACCATGCTGTGTCAGCACAGAGCTAAG GTGGGTCATGTGGACAACTCAGGTcggtgtgtgttggtgcacaCAGCTCAGCGGGGCCACCTTGAGGTGCTGCGTTTCCTGCTAAAACGTGCAGACTGGAGCtgcacttcctgctgcagccagAGGGGGGTCACCAGGTGCCAGGCGGTACGGCAGGCTCTGATTGCAGCAGCCAGCATGGGCCATGCAGAG atggTGTCATACCTCCTGGATCTTCCAGAGGAAGACGAGAACGAGGAGGAGAGACCTGAAATTAACACACCTGACAGTCTGTGGGGGGAGACAG ctctgacagcagcagcaggaagtggcAGGCTGGCTGTCTGCAGGCTGTTGTTGGAtcagggtgctgctgctgagcagggCAACAGGCGGGGGGTGGCTCCGCTCTTCAGTGCTGTGAGACGTGGCCACTGGCAG GTGGTGGAGCTGCTGTTGAATCACGGTGTGGAGGTGAACATGGTCGACCAGCAGGGTCGCACAGCTCTGATGACAGCATCTTCGGAGGGACATATAACCACCGGCCAGCTGCTACTGGATCATG GAGCCTCTCTCGACCAGACTGACAGGGAAGGTTTAACAGCGCTAAGCTGGGCATGTCTGAAAGGCAAGCTCCCATTGGTCAAAGAGCTGGTGGAGAGAGGTGCAGCCACCACTCATGCTGACCGCAGTGGTCGGACACCTCTGGATTTGGCTGCCTTCTGCGGTGACCCAGAAGTG GTGCAGCACCTGGTGGATCACGGTGCATCAGTAGAGCATGTGGACTGCAGCGGGATGCGTCCTCTGGACCGAGCAGTCGGCTGCAGAAACACCTCAGCAGTCATCGCTCTGCTCAAAAAGGGAGCCAAAATAG ggccAGCGACCTGGGCCATGGCAACCTCTAAACCAGACATCTTAATGGTTCTGCTTAGTAAATTGATCCAGGAGGGAGACAGGCTGTACAAG CAAGGCAAAGTGAGGGAAGCGGCTCACTCCTATCAGTCAGCTCTCCAGAAGTTTCCCGGGGACGAGCTGAAGACGTTCAAGCagttgagagtgtgtgtgctgctcaaCCTGTCACGCTGCCACCGCAAGATGAAC gaTTTTGGCCTTGCTGAGGAGTTCGCTACTAAGGCACTAGAGCTGAAAGCTAAATCCTATGAAGCCTTTTACGCCCGAGCCCGCGCCAAGCGCAGCCGCAG ACAGTTCCATGCAGCCCTGGAGGACCTGATTGAGGCCAGCCGCCTGTGTCCATCCAATCGGGAGATCCAGCGCCTGCTGTCCCGTGTGAAGGAAGAGTGTCGGCAGgctgcacagcaacaagacGCTCCCCCCTCTTCATCACATCACGTGTATCAGCACAATGTGGCCATGGCTGTCACCGAGGCCAGGTGCAGAGATTCTGGTTGTCTGCAGCTCCAGGACAGGGAGGGGCTtaccgaggaagaggaggaacaagAAGAGGAGAGCTACAGGGAAGGAGATGCTCTTCGCCCCTCCTTCCAGTCTCCACCTGTGGTTCAAAGTCTTGACACCCACTGTCGCCCCGGGGTGCCatcaccctcctccctctctcctacTCACCTGTTTCGTCACCTCCCCAGCCCCACCCACTCCCCATCCTCTTCCCCCTATCACTCTGCGCCTCCTCCGCCCTCCTCCTATCACCATTtcagccctcctctctcccccatgcagcatcagcagcatgCCAGCCCGATATCAGAAAGTATGCCTGCATTGTCAGGAACTGGAGGTCTGCACCACCATCCTCCGCCCATCTCAGCCCTGCACCACTCAGACCAGAACCAGGGAGTGCAGCAGCACCAACACATGTCCAATCTGAGATCCTTCCAGAAGCAGAACCCTGTTCAAGGCCAGTGGCTCCAACAAGCCAAAGTCCAGATTGTCAGAACCAGTCAGCCCAGTTCATCGGCCCACTCCAGCATGCTTTTGGGAAGTTCTGCTTACTCCCAATTTGGCCAACTGCCCCAAGAATTAGCAGAGCTGGGAGAAGGCATTTGCCCGGGCCCCTTAGATATCAGGGCCGGCCTGCATGTCCAGGCCGGTCTTAGCTCTGGAGCTTCATATCCCCACGATGATATGGAGGACGACTTCATTGGCCAGACAAGATCTACATCTGCCTacgggagagaaggaggagtggacAGGGCAGGGCTAAATCGATTTGGCCAGGCCCGGCAGTTCAGTCGAAACCAGTGCAAAGCAGCCCACTACCCCATGGAAGTTACCGAGGTGACAGTAGTGCCTCCTGATAACCTTCCAGCATCGCACGATTATCAGTACCACCACCAGGGGGGACTACGACGCCCACTCAGTGCCCACCCAGCCTCCTCCCCCGCTCCTCCCCCGAGGCCTCTTGCCCACTCTCAGAGCATCAGCGTCCGCTTCTCCACCAGCAGCGGCAGCCTCGCCGGTGGGCAGCCCATTAATCACGGCCCAGGCTTCAGGACCTCAGCCTCCGCCCAACACATGGATCTGCCTTCAGATCTGGCCTGTGTGGGCGAGGTTACTGGTTACCACGATGACCTCTTTCTGATCTCCTCTCCCCAGTCAGAATTATGCATGGTTGGAGGCGGGACTTATCCAGGAGAGGCGGGCCGCTCGTCGAGGAACACCCCCTTCATGGGAGTTATCGACAGGACAGCGAGAGTGCACCAGCCGTATCAACAGCAGGCTCCTTCCAGTTCTGCGTCCTGCCTCAGCCCTTCTCGCTCTTGGGCCGTGTCTTCAGTGGACACGGTCGTCACCTCGCCTGGCAAAACCCCCGCCAGTCAAGGAATCTTCGGCCAACCCCAGCCATCCTCTTTCGCCTACCACAACCGCAGCAACAACAACGCACACAACGGTCACCTGCTCCACGACAACCAGCTCGACTATTATGCGGTGCAGCCGGGCAGCGGTCCTCAGGGCGAGGGCTCGGTGCAGGTCGCCTGTCAGAATCCCTCCTACCTGGATGTGAAGCTGGCTCAGACGCTACCAGTGATCCATGGCTGCTCagacagagcgagagacagaCCGACGGGCCCCACCTCTCCCGTCAAACCAAAAAGACCCTTTGTGGAGTCCAATGTATAG